The genomic region TTGGGCTTGTTGATGAACTCGGAGACCTGCAAAAGGCTGTTTCAGTTGCAAGAGAGCTTTCTCATTCTCCAGATGCAAAACCATTTGAAGTTAAAAAAGAAAAACCTTTTATTGACAGGATAATAGGTGGTGAAGTTTCTCTCTTCTTTGATAAAATTTCTGCAATATTAAAGGGCGAGGTGGAAAGGAAAGAACTAATGTATCTTTACTGATGGAGGGATTGTGGATTCATTTAAGCAGTTAGTCTTGCAGTGGCTTAAGGAAAAAACTGAAAAAGAGGAACCGCTTGAAGTTATAAGTTTTTATAACGAAATGCCTGTAAGGGTGAAGATAAAACCTTTATCCATAGAGAATTTTAAAGTGGTGGGATGGAAGGGAAATCCCAAAATTCTTCCGGCAATAGATCAAACTCAGAAGTTTTTCATAAGTTTTTTTCATCCTGAATACAGGGAAAATCGGATTCTTTCAGCGGGTGTTCTCTATTACAACAATGATTATATAGAAACAACGTTTCCATCTCTTACTATTGAACCTAAATTCAACAGAACTGCCGTTAGAATAACTGTTTCGGAATTTAAGCCTGTGTATGTCGATATAAAAGCTGAAGGTGTTACTCTTTCCACAAAAGTTGCTGATATAAGTGAGGGAGGAATAGGTGTTTTTTTAGATAAAGGGGTGTTAAAATTAGGAGAGGATGTTATTTTGACACTTAAGTTTCCAGATGGTGTTGTAATTAGCAATGTTCCTGCAAAAGTTGTTCGTATTGAACTTGTTCCCGGGAATAAGAAAGAAGAAAAGGCTGGTTTGGCGTTTGTGTCACTGAAAGAAAGATACAGAAATGTTATAAGTAAGTACATTATTCAACGTCAAAAAGAAATTATTGCTGAATTTAAAATGTTGACCGATGAATAATTTGATATTTGATATTGACAAATTTACTTCTAAATCTAATAATATATTTCGTAATATTTGAACTTAGAGGAGAAGCGATAATGCTATTAGAAAAACTTTCTATTAAAAAAAGGAAGATTAAATATACACTTATTTTATTGTTTGTGTTTTGCTTTTTGCGGGGAATTTTATTGGCTGATTTGAGTTTAGCTTATTCTAACTTTAAAGTGCCCGCCAAATTTGAGGCTAAAGTAGTTTCTGTCAATCCTCTGGTAATTAAAATTTTAACCGGCCCATTTAGGCAGCGTTTGTTGAAACTTAAATCAAAAACAGTCTTTAACAAGGGGGATGTCCTGATTTGCGTAGTTGATAAAACCGGAAAAGTTCAGTGTTTTAAATATGGCGGAGAGCCAAGATGAGAAAGTTTTTGATTTTTTTGATGTTTTTGCTTACTTTTGGAAAATCTTATGCTGGAAGTCTTAATCCATATTTTTCCCTGCCTCCTTTTCTTCAGCAGGGAAAGTTTGTTAATCTGATGCTGGTTCTTGATTATAGTGGCAGTATGAATGATTATGCTTACTTTGATACTTATAACGACAGCAGTAGCTATTACGGTTATTTTATTGGTGAACAGAAGTATAGTCTGGAAAGATTTGTAACGGATGATGGAAATTATGTTTATGTGTGGGTGCCTTCTTCTTCTGGTGATACCGGCAATTATTTGAATTGGGAGTATATGCGGAAAATAGATATTCTGCGCTGGATACTTACAGGGGGACCGGTTAGAAAGCTGACACTTATTTCACATGGAAAGAAAGTTTCCGGTTATTATGTTTTGTTTATAAATACATATATACCGGTTAAGTACGTGACTTCTTACAACAGCACTACAGGCCAGGTTGAAGGTGTGTTGCAAAAGATAGAAAGATTAAAAGAGCATCCTCGTGTCGGTCTTGAGATATTTTCAGGGACAGATGTCGTAAGAAAATGGATTTATCCATCTTTTGAATATAAAAAAGTTATTTCAGCAATAAATTATAAACCTGCAAAAGATGGCACTCCCACCGGGGAAGCTCTTGACGAGGTTAGAAGGTATTTTTCCCGTGAAGATGGAGTGTGGGGAGGATTTAAAAAATCTGATTCCAGTTACGTAGATCCGTATAAGTTTAAAATAAACGGTACCTGGATGGATGTTCACTGCACGAAAAACTATGTTCTTTTGATCAGTGATGGTGCATGGAATGGACATAAATTTTCTAAAAGACTTAGGGACCTGGATTGTAAGCATGGAAGTTACCCTATTATAGATCCTGTGGATGCGGGCGCTCCTTATGCTTGCACTATAGATCCTGTTCAGCCTGCTTATGAAATGTGGGAAGGGGGGTATGCTGATTTAGTGCCTGATTTGAAAGGAAGGCAAAATGTGAAAGTTTATACCGTTTCAGCTTTTATAAATAGTTCTAAGTTTGATGATGTTGTGGGCTTGAACGCTTTAAAGAACATAGCGGTTTTTGGTGGATACAAGGGAAGCTTTTCTGATGAACTACCGTCAGGTTATTCTTCTGTTCCGCCACAACCTGTGTGTTCTGTGACACAATCCCCGCCGTGTGGATCTTTTGTTAGCCTTCCATCTTCCTCTTCTGATTGGGATGCAGATGGTGATGGCAGGCCTGATGATTTTTATCCTGGTAATAATCCGGCAGCACTGAAAAAGGCGATAGAAAATATATTTGCCGCTATATTAAAGGATGCTTTTTCTGGAACTTCAGCTGGTATTCTGCCGGAAAGAAAGAAATCAGGAGTGGTGGCAGAACAAACCTTGTTTTATCCTCGCAAAGATTTTTCAGGAAAAAATGTTGATTGGCCGGGTTATCTATATACCTGGTGGCTTTTAAACAAGAAAGCTGTTCAAAACATAAGAGAAGATACAAATCTCAATAAGATTCTTGACATTAAAGATGACCGTATTCTTAGATGGCGAGTTGATCCGGATACAGGAAAAGTTTCCATAGATTTGTATAGCAGTTATTTGAACGGTACTGCCAAGAGGAAAATAGCTACTTATGATACATTTGACGATCTTCATCCTGTTTGGGAAGCTGGTGAAAATCTCGCGTTTACATCACCAGATAGCAGAGAAATCTTTACCAACATCAAGGGCAGACTTGTTGAATTTAATAATTTTAATAAAGACCTTATATCAGAATATGTAGGGGATTTAACAGAGCCTTCGTGTTTAAATAATGATGTAGCAAATCTGATTGCTTTCATTAGAGGAAAAGATGTAAGAGGATGTAGAATTAGAGATATAGACGATTCAGGAGATACCTGGAAACTGGGGGACATTATTTATTCTTCTCCTACCATTGTTAAATATCCTGATTACAGCGTTGTATTTGTTGGAGCTAATGATGGGATGCTTCACGCTTTTAGACTCGGTTATGTTAAAGACCTTGACAGCAGCCTTCACCCTGTAAAGCTTACAGATAGTTTTAACTCAACATCTCAAGATTTGTTAGGAGAGGAATTGTGGGCATTTATTCCGTCTAATGCTCTTCCTTACCTGAAATATCTTGCTTCTCCAAATTATGAACACACTTACTATGTTGATTTAAAACCATTTATTGTCACTTACAAAAACAGAGTAATTTTGATAGGCGGAATGAGGTTTGGAGGTGCTCCTGGAAATTCCAAGATGTTGGCTCCACCACCAAACGATGCAGGTGTTGGCTACTCTTCTTATTTTGCTCTTGACGTTACAGATCCTGAAAACCCGAAGTTTTTGTGGGAGTTTAGTTCTAAATCTCTTGGATTTTCCTATTCCGGCCCTGCTGTAATAAATAAAGGTGACAAGATTTATGTTATGTTTGCTTCTGGACCTACTGACTATAACGGTGATGTTGATCAGCCTCTTTCTGTTTACATTTTGGATTTGTTGACAGGGAAAGAAATTAGAAATGTAACAATTGATGAACTGCCGAACGCCTTTGCGGGACGCCTTTTTACCAATGGGCTCGATGTTAATGATGATGGAAAAACAGACTTTGTCTTTTTTGGTTATTCAAAGAAATTTGCAGACATGCAGGACTGGAAAGGAGGAATAATCGTTGCAGATGTTAGGAGTGACGATCCAGTTAACTGGAAGTTTAATATATACCTTAAAAATAAAATCCCACCGGTAACTTCAAAAGTAGCAGTTGGTAAATATTTTGGGAGATATTACATTTTCTTTGGTACAGGTCGCTGGTTTTATAAAGAAGATAATCCGAACCCTGAAGTAGCAAATAGGATTTATGGACTTCCTCTGATTCATTCTGGAGACAACTGGAGTTTACCTGATGCAAGTTCCATTGTTGATGTTACAGAGACTTCTGCCTCAGTTTGTTCTATTTCTTCAACTTTGCCTTTAGGTTGGTACATAAAACTGAATACTGATGATGATGGATACCTTAAAGAGCGCTTAATTTCAGACCCAACGATAACTGATCTGAATGTTGTTGCATTTGTAACTACAGAACCAACAGCAGATGTATGTGGTTTTGGTGGCCGTTCAAGGATATGGCTTCTAAACGGAGCGTCGGGGAGCAGCATCTTTGATAACTGCACGAGATATTCAATGGATCGAAAAAATTTGAAAGGTTCTCTACTTGTGCAGCTTTCTACTGCTGCTATTCACAAAGTTAGTCTTAAAAGTGAAGCTTCACAATTTGATAATACAACAAACAAAAGAACTGTTTTAAATTCAGATACAGGTTCTGGCTGGTTTACTGGTGTGGCACCTGAAAGTGGAGCTAAGTTTGTACCACCCTCTGGAGGGAAAGGTGAACTTCTGTTATGGATGGAAAAATAGAGCTTTTACTTTACTTGAGCTTTTGATAGTTATAGCTTTGATAGCTATTCTTGCTTTTGCGGGAATCTTAAAGTACAGAAACTGGATAGATTCAAATACAATAAATACAGAAATCCGCCGGATGGCTTCGATGCTGCAGAATTTGAGAATGAAGGCTTTTTCTCAGAAAAGGCAGTTTAAAGTATATATTAGTCCTGATAAGCATCGGTTATTGATATACATATGGGATGGTAGTAGCTGGAAAAGTTACAAAAATTACGATTTAAAAGAACCTTTTGTGCAGACCGCTCCCGTTATCATTACAGATAAAGGAACTTTTAATGCTACTTCTAAAATTATTTATAAAGGTGATTTTAATTATCAGGGAGATAACTGCATAATCATAGACAGAACAGACGTGAGGATTAGTCGTTGTTGATGAGAAAAGGATTTACGTTGCTTGAAGTTTTGGTAGCGTTTGTGATTTTTTCTATAGTTATGATTGCTTTGCTTGATTCTGCAGGGTTTTATTATCGGATAAGCGTAGAAAATGATCTTTTAAATGCTGCTTCTAAAATTGCAAGAGAAAATCTTGAATCTGTTCGCAACATGGACTACAACTTTATCACGGCATCAGTTCTTGATAATGGAACCAGTTCTTGCAGAGAAGCCTTGACGACAGGTAAAAATCTCGAAGTAGTGCAGCTTAGGAATCAAAATTTTGCTTTTGGAAAATATTTTAATGTTGTTGTTGATCCTACTCTGGACATAAAACAAGTTACAGTGTATGTTTGCTGGAATTATAATGGTAAATTTCATCAGCTTGATTATTCTACAGTGGTAAGGGAAAAAGAATGAGAAAGGCACTTACTTTGCTTGAGTTATTAGTTGCTGTTTTTGCTGCTACAATTGTAATGTCTGCAGTTTATGTTGTATACACGAGGCTTCTCGGAACATATACTCAGGAATCTTCATATCAGTCTTCCGACATAAAAAGGGTTTTGGGACTTGAAATTTTAAGGCAGGACATAGAAAATGCAGGACTTGGAGTGGGAAAAAACGAAACGGCTATACCTGTTGAATGGAATATGACTAAAAACGAGTTGGTTTTAAGGACTCTTTACGATATTCTGGACCAGAAAACGTCAGCATGGCAGATTGTAGATTGTTCTTCTGGCAGTGCAAATGTTCTGGTAAATAAATTTTTTCCAGAATTGCATGTTGGACAAGCGGTGTATTTATCTGTTAATGGAACTATTGCAAGTGGTCTTTCAAGTTATTTAACCTGTCCAGGGAATGGGACTTATATTGTTTATCCTGCTTTTACCGTCTCTGCTCCTTCTGCTTGCAGCTCTCAGTACTGTAGGGGAATAATTTATCAGATTTTGAATGTTGACGTTCCAGATTATTGTGCCGCTGGAACTGGAGAGCTGATACGAGAAGTTAAGGGTACATCTCAACAGGATCCTATACTTGATTGTGTTGCAGATTTTGATGTGAGGTTTGATTGGGATTTAAATGGAGATGGAATCATTGAACAGAACGAAAGATATTTACCTGTTTCTGCAATAGGAAAAATTTCTGCTACTGATGAAAGAAAAAAATTGAAGCTTGTTACTGTTTTCATTGTTGTTCAGCAAGGCAAAAGGAACAGAAAATATAAGTTTACAAATCGCTTAAGAAATGCAGGAATAGATTTTACTGCCAAGATTAGGGCTCGCATAGGGAAAAACTGGCAGCAATATAGGTGGAAGCTGATTAAGTTTTCCGTTAAACCAATGAATTTATAATTTTTGGAGGAGCATTGAATAAAAGGAAAGGTATAGTTTTAATAGTAACTTTAATTGTAACCTTCATCGCTTCAGCTTTTATTGCTGCACTTTTATATATACTTTTTAACAATGTCATAATTGTTGGTAGTAAAAAACGGTATTCTGGTTCGCTTGAAGTTGCTAAAGGGGTTTCTTCATATTTAATGGAATTGATGGACGATGATAAGTTGTGTTCATATACTGATTGTTCTAAAACAAATCAGCCTATTCAATTAGGTTCGTATGCTTCTTTTGGAGATTACAGTACAACAGCTACACTTATAAGGCGGATAGACCTTACTAACAGAGGAAAAGGAGTTGTTTATTCGGTTGAAGTTGTGGTGAGAAATAAAAAAGTTCCTTCGGAACATTCTATAGTAGATTTTGTTTATAGAGTTTATTGAAGCAATAATCAATATTTTTATGATTGTGTTAATAATTTTATAAAGGCTTGATGTGTCCTGTCTCTTAGTATGGTGCTATAGAGACTATAATAGATGTTTTAGAAGCAGCTTCTTTAGCATGGCAATTTTAGAGGGTGTAGTAGTAACTGATACAAGTAGTCATAGATAATGCACGTCATTATAACTGGGATTGGTAGATCTTTGTGGAGTAAATTTATGAAAAGATTATTAAGCATAATAGTTTCAATACCGATTGTTGGTGGGGCAAGTTTACTACTTAAACATAAATTTCCTGCTATAGAGAATCACGAGATTATATATCTAACTATACAAAGTGGGTTATTCTTAATTACTTATTTTGTGTTCCGATTTTTTATTTTAAACAACTTATTTTAGACAGTAGAAAGGTGGTGTATGATAGTTGTTAGATATTACAAATAACTTTAGAAGGAACAGGCAAGTAGAGGCAAAGAAAGCTCTAAAGGGTTTCGAAAGATTCAGTGAACTACCTACGACTAAAGTCGTAGGCTTCTGAGGGAGTTTG from Desulfurobacterium sp. TC5-1 harbors:
- a CDS encoding PilZ domain-containing protein, with translation MDSFKQLVLQWLKEKTEKEEPLEVISFYNEMPVRVKIKPLSIENFKVVGWKGNPKILPAIDQTQKFFISFFHPEYRENRILSAGVLYYNNDYIETTFPSLTIEPKFNRTAVRITVSEFKPVYVDIKAEGVTLSTKVADISEGGIGVFLDKGVLKLGEDVILTLKFPDGVVISNVPAKVVRIELVPGNKKEEKAGLAFVSLKERYRNVISKYIIQRQKEIIAEFKMLTDE
- a CDS encoding PilC/PilY family type IV pilus protein → MRKFLIFLMFLLTFGKSYAGSLNPYFSLPPFLQQGKFVNLMLVLDYSGSMNDYAYFDTYNDSSSYYGYFIGEQKYSLERFVTDDGNYVYVWVPSSSGDTGNYLNWEYMRKIDILRWILTGGPVRKLTLISHGKKVSGYYVLFINTYIPVKYVTSYNSTTGQVEGVLQKIERLKEHPRVGLEIFSGTDVVRKWIYPSFEYKKVISAINYKPAKDGTPTGEALDEVRRYFSREDGVWGGFKKSDSSYVDPYKFKINGTWMDVHCTKNYVLLISDGAWNGHKFSKRLRDLDCKHGSYPIIDPVDAGAPYACTIDPVQPAYEMWEGGYADLVPDLKGRQNVKVYTVSAFINSSKFDDVVGLNALKNIAVFGGYKGSFSDELPSGYSSVPPQPVCSVTQSPPCGSFVSLPSSSSDWDADGDGRPDDFYPGNNPAALKKAIENIFAAILKDAFSGTSAGILPERKKSGVVAEQTLFYPRKDFSGKNVDWPGYLYTWWLLNKKAVQNIREDTNLNKILDIKDDRILRWRVDPDTGKVSIDLYSSYLNGTAKRKIATYDTFDDLHPVWEAGENLAFTSPDSREIFTNIKGRLVEFNNFNKDLISEYVGDLTEPSCLNNDVANLIAFIRGKDVRGCRIRDIDDSGDTWKLGDIIYSSPTIVKYPDYSVVFVGANDGMLHAFRLGYVKDLDSSLHPVKLTDSFNSTSQDLLGEELWAFIPSNALPYLKYLASPNYEHTYYVDLKPFIVTYKNRVILIGGMRFGGAPGNSKMLAPPPNDAGVGYSSYFALDVTDPENPKFLWEFSSKSLGFSYSGPAVINKGDKIYVMFASGPTDYNGDVDQPLSVYILDLLTGKEIRNVTIDELPNAFAGRLFTNGLDVNDDGKTDFVFFGYSKKFADMQDWKGGIIVADVRSDDPVNWKFNIYLKNKIPPVTSKVAVGKYFGRYYIFFGTGRWFYKEDNPNPEVANRIYGLPLIHSGDNWSLPDASSIVDVTETSASVCSISSTLPLGWYIKLNTDDDGYLKERLISDPTITDLNVVAFVTTEPTADVCGFGGRSRIWLLNGASGSSIFDNCTRYSMDRKNLKGSLLVQLSTAAIHKVSLKSEASQFDNTTNKRTVLNSDTGSGWFTGVAPESGAKFVPPSGGKGELLLWMEK
- a CDS encoding prepilin-type N-terminal cleavage/methylation domain-containing protein, which encodes MNFCYGWKNRAFTLLELLIVIALIAILAFAGILKYRNWIDSNTINTEIRRMASMLQNLRMKAFSQKRQFKVYISPDKHRLLIYIWDGSSWKSYKNYDLKEPFVQTAPVIITDKGTFNATSKIIYKGDFNYQGDNCIIIDRTDVRISRC
- a CDS encoding type II secretion system protein — its product is MRKGFTLLEVLVAFVIFSIVMIALLDSAGFYYRISVENDLLNAASKIARENLESVRNMDYNFITASVLDNGTSSCREALTTGKNLEVVQLRNQNFAFGKYFNVVVDPTLDIKQVTVYVCWNYNGKFHQLDYSTVVREKE